A genomic stretch from Candidatus Jidaibacter acanthamoeba includes:
- a CDS encoding SDR family NAD(P)-dependent oxidoreductase yields MANYLIIAGTSRIGQSVAQDLLKSGNTVFITGRNKEKTEKIADELGNIQYEILDATDFDAVNLCFAKVKSLCGELHGVVNCAGSFLLKPAHLTTREEFDLNINANLTSAFAVVRAAGEHMLNGGSVVLISSAVAKIGLASHEAMAAAKAGVIGLMMSAAASYAHQNLRFNAVAPGLVETDMSKKITSNPLTFEASKKMHPLGRIGTPEEAARLITFLLAEENSWITGQAISIDGGISTIQPKVKI; encoded by the coding sequence ATGGCAAATTATCTGATAATTGCGGGAACTAGTAGGATTGGTCAATCAGTAGCACAAGATTTGCTTAAATCTGGAAACACCGTTTTCATTACCGGCAGAAATAAGGAAAAAACCGAAAAAATTGCAGATGAACTCGGTAACATTCAATATGAAATCTTGGATGCAACAGATTTTGATGCAGTAAATTTATGTTTTGCAAAAGTTAAATCATTATGCGGTGAACTTCATGGAGTGGTAAATTGTGCCGGCTCATTCTTACTTAAGCCCGCACACTTAACAACACGGGAAGAATTTGATTTAAACATAAATGCTAACTTAACTTCAGCTTTCGCAGTCGTAAGGGCAGCCGGAGAACATATGTTAAACGGCGGGTCGGTTGTTCTAATCTCTTCGGCGGTGGCTAAAATCGGGCTTGCGAGTCATGAGGCAATGGCTGCGGCTAAAGCCGGGGTCATCGGCCTTATGATGTCAGCCGCTGCAAGTTATGCACATCAAAACTTAAGGTTTAATGCTGTAGCCCCGGGACTTGTGGAAACTGATATGTCTAAAAAAATTACTTCTAACCCGCTTACCTTTGAAGCATCAAAGAAAATGCACCCTTTAGGAAGAATCGGAACTCCCGAAGAAGCGGCAAGATTAATCACCTTCCTACTTGCTGAAGAAAACAGCTGGATTACCGGGCAAGCAATTAGCATTGACGGCGGCATAAGCACTATCCAGCCGAAAGTTAAAATTTAG
- a CDS encoding VOC family protein, translating to MNNNEITAEGLNHLSTMISVKDANEAVKFYVEIFGFKAHEVTNDREGNVVFARLIYKGINLMIAPPNPIEEEDFMSPPVSSNCPPQVSFYVYCDNLEESYSKAKNYGLKFLHDKEIKFWGDKAFRVLDPNGYIWNFATKFTEHDATKVPREVF from the coding sequence ATGAACAATAATGAGATTACCGCAGAAGGTTTAAATCACCTTTCTACTATGATTAGCGTTAAAGATGCTAATGAAGCAGTAAAATTCTATGTTGAGATATTCGGATTTAAAGCACATGAGGTTACCAATGACCGAGAGGGAAATGTTGTATTTGCAAGGCTGATTTATAAAGGTATTAACCTAATGATCGCCCCTCCAAATCCTATTGAAGAGGAAGATTTTATGTCACCTCCCGTTTCAAGTAACTGTCCTCCGCAAGTTAGCTTTTATGTTTATTGTGATAATCTTGAAGAGAGCTACAGCAAAGCAAAAAATTACGGGCTAAAATTTCTTCATGATAAAGAAATTAAATTTTGGGGCGATAAAGCTTTTAGAGTATTAGATCCAAACGGGTATATCTGGAATTTTGCTACCAAGTTCACTGAGCATGATGCAACTAAAGTGCCTCGCGAAGTTTTTTAA
- a CDS encoding methylated-DNA--[protein]-cysteine S-methyltransferase: MTKYYSNITTKLGDILLLSDSENITGIYFVKEKYIPQLEPERQNNSEPEILKLAEKQLKEYSYGNRREFEIPYSFIKFTEFQKRVWEEVSKIPYGKTITYKELANNIGAPNSVRAVAAAVGRNPISLVVPCHRVIGSNNSLTGYAGGIELKHSILTLEGIRNITI, encoded by the coding sequence ATGACAAAATATTATTCCAATATTACTACAAAGCTTGGAGATATACTTTTATTATCGGATTCGGAAAATATAACCGGAATATATTTTGTTAAAGAAAAATATATTCCCCAACTTGAACCGGAGCGGCAAAATAACTCGGAACCGGAGATATTAAAATTAGCTGAAAAGCAGCTTAAAGAATATTCATACGGGAATAGAAGAGAATTTGAAATACCTTATAGTTTCATAAAGTTCACCGAATTTCAAAAAAGAGTATGGGAAGAGGTCAGTAAAATACCTTACGGAAAAACTATAACCTATAAGGAACTGGCAAATAATATCGGTGCTCCGAACAGCGTTCGAGCCGTGGCGGCGGCAGTCGGAAGAAACCCGATTTCGTTAGTTGTGCCTTGCCATCGTGTTATAGGTAGTAATAATTCTCTTACCGGATACGCCGGTGGAATAGAGCTAAAGCACTCTATTCTAACTTTGGAAGGAATTAGAAATATAACTATTTAA
- a CDS encoding ABC transporter permease: MQKSNIIFLKNTQNPVKILFLNLTALIIVLSMFFCLSLAAKGTTIDINNYETAHVSLASSNLPYYALMTSVRIFIAIIFSLIFALFIATLAAKSKKAEEIILPLLDILQSIPILGYASFAVTFFVALSPHKVLGVEMAVIFVIFTSQVWNITFSMHQSLKTVPQDIIDASIVFGLSSWQRFWLVELPFAVPGLIWNIMVSVSGSWFFIVASEAISVGNINYTLPGIGSYLGTAITQKDWHAIIYSILTTLILIILYDKLIFQPLVIWSKKFKYEMVNTQDISESWVYNILSKSVLLKILFKPCVWFIKNIFKFNFGRPIALSTSTKIIFISEKKLNNIWYGAITLLIATLACYIAAFLYNFSSFNEITYVLFLGAVTSFRIFILIFLALIILIPIGVYIGLNAKLAAKAQPIMLFLAAFPANLLFPFFVIIIINNNLNPNIWLSPLIILGAQWYILLNIIAGVSALPRELLEAASLFNIKGLIFLRKVILPSILPYIITGSLCASGGAWNASIVAEAVNWGGTTLYATGLGAYIAQNTVAGEYHNISLGVCIMCFYVMLLNKLVWRPLYKLTEKTLHLG; the protein is encoded by the coding sequence ATGCAAAAATCAAATATAATATTTTTAAAAAATACACAAAACCCGGTAAAAATATTATTTTTAAATTTAACTGCATTAATCATTGTACTTAGTATGTTTTTCTGCCTCAGTCTTGCAGCGAAAGGGACTACTATTGATATTAACAACTATGAAACTGCCCATGTCTCTTTAGCAAGCTCTAATTTACCATATTATGCTTTAATGACATCCGTAAGGATATTTATTGCAATCATTTTTTCCCTCATATTTGCACTCTTTATAGCCACCCTTGCGGCAAAAAGTAAGAAAGCCGAAGAAATTATTCTTCCGCTTTTAGATATTTTGCAATCCATACCAATTTTAGGCTACGCCTCTTTTGCAGTTACTTTCTTCGTTGCGCTCTCCCCTCATAAAGTGCTGGGAGTAGAAATGGCAGTAATATTTGTTATTTTTACTTCACAGGTGTGGAATATAACTTTCAGTATGCATCAATCGCTTAAAACCGTACCTCAAGATATAATAGATGCTTCAATTGTTTTCGGGTTATCTTCATGGCAAAGGTTTTGGCTTGTAGAACTCCCCTTTGCAGTTCCGGGCTTAATTTGGAATATTATGGTATCGGTATCGGGGAGTTGGTTTTTTATAGTTGCTTCCGAGGCAATATCCGTAGGCAATATTAACTATACTTTACCGGGTATAGGCTCTTACCTCGGTACGGCAATAACTCAAAAAGATTGGCATGCCATCATCTACTCAATTCTTACCACCTTAATTTTGATTATTTTATATGATAAGCTAATTTTCCAACCGCTGGTAATTTGGTCAAAAAAGTTTAAGTATGAAATGGTAAATACTCAAGATATAAGCGAATCCTGGGTTTATAATATATTAAGTAAGTCTGTACTACTAAAAATTCTTTTTAAACCATGCGTTTGGTTTATAAAAAATATTTTTAAGTTTAATTTTGGAAGACCAATCGCATTATCGACTTCTACAAAGATAATCTTTATCAGTGAGAAAAAATTAAATAATATATGGTATGGTGCAATCACGCTTCTAATAGCAACTCTTGCTTGTTATATTGCTGCCTTTTTATATAATTTTAGTAGCTTTAATGAAATTACTTATGTGCTTTTTTTAGGAGCAGTAACATCTTTCAGAATTTTTATATTGATATTTTTAGCTTTAATTATATTAATTCCTATCGGAGTTTATATTGGTTTAAATGCAAAATTAGCAGCGAAAGCTCAGCCGATAATGTTATTTCTTGCAGCCTTTCCAGCAAATCTATTATTTCCGTTTTTTGTTATAATAATTATAAATAATAATTTAAATCCGAACATATGGCTTAGCCCTTTGATTATACTTGGCGCACAATGGTATATTTTGTTAAATATCATTGCGGGAGTTTCAGCACTGCCGAGAGAACTGCTTGAAGCTGCTTCTTTATTTAATATCAAAGGCTTAATTTTTTTAAGAAAAGTTATTCTGCCAAGTATTCTTCCTTATATAATTACCGGCTCTCTTTGTGCTTCAGGAGGAGCTTGGAATGCAAGCATTGTTGCAGAAGCGGTTAACTGGGGGGGAACCACTCTTTATGCTACCGGTTTAGGCGCTTATATAGCTCAAAATACTGTTGCAGGGGAATACCATAACATAAGTTTAGGAGTATGTATTATGTGCTTTTACGTTATGCTTTTAAACAAATTGGTATGGCGCCCTTTATATAAATTAACTGAAAAAACTTTGCATTTGGGATAG
- a CDS encoding AAA-associated domain-containing protein, producing MAIKTDLPILELKNLNKYYDQPDGGKKVILDDINLSLNEREIVGILGRSGSGKSTLLRIISGLLSMSSGEIIYNGAPAPLPPSTLAMVFQTFALFPWLNVIENVSIGLESKNLSKNEITRKALDAISLIGLDGYENAYPKELSGGMKQRIGFARALVTNPKILLLDEAFSALDILTATELKAEFIDLWSVKKTGLKSILIVTHNIEEAVLLCDRVLIFSSNPGKVVSEIKINIPHPRNRHDPEVRNLVDNIYTIMTNALSKNSSTDTLTKTVENESLLAQISTNKLNGVIEILFAEPYNGTADIYRLSEQLSLSIDYLFPILELLKTLKFALVKKGDVLLTSTGKMYAEADTDERKQIFARHLVENIELIGNIRTTLKLAKRKRVSRNHFVKELTKTLSPDQANKLLNIVISYARYAEIFSYNYATKTFCLK from the coding sequence ATGGCCATAAAAACTGATTTACCGATTTTAGAGCTTAAAAATCTTAATAAATATTATGATCAACCGGATGGTGGAAAAAAAGTTATTTTAGATGATATCAATTTATCTCTCAATGAACGGGAAATAGTAGGTATACTCGGACGTTCGGGTAGCGGTAAGTCTACTTTACTTAGAATTATTTCGGGATTATTATCTATGAGTAGCGGAGAAATTATATATAACGGTGCTCCTGCTCCTCTGCCGCCTAGCACTCTTGCTATGGTTTTTCAAACATTTGCACTCTTCCCTTGGCTAAATGTTATTGAGAATGTATCAATAGGATTAGAGTCGAAAAATTTATCGAAAAATGAGATTACCAGAAAAGCTTTAGATGCAATATCTTTAATCGGCCTGGACGGTTATGAAAATGCCTACCCCAAAGAGTTATCGGGCGGCATGAAACAAAGAATAGGTTTCGCACGAGCATTAGTGACTAACCCTAAAATTTTGCTTTTAGATGAGGCGTTTTCTGCCCTTGATATCTTAACCGCGACTGAACTTAAAGCTGAATTTATTGATTTATGGTCGGTTAAAAAGACCGGTTTAAAGTCAATTCTTATTGTAACCCATAACATTGAGGAAGCAGTATTACTTTGTGATAGAGTTTTAATTTTTTCCTCAAATCCGGGTAAGGTAGTTTCAGAAATAAAAATTAATATACCTCATCCTCGCAATAGGCATGACCCTGAGGTGAGAAATTTAGTGGATAACATTTATACCATTATGACTAATGCACTTAGTAAAAATAGCTCGACTGATACACTTACTAAGACTGTAGAGAATGAAAGTTTACTGGCCCAAATTTCAACCAATAAACTAAATGGGGTAATTGAAATCTTGTTTGCTGAACCTTATAACGGTACTGCTGATATTTACCGACTCTCTGAACAACTAAGTCTTTCTATTGATTATTTATTTCCTATTCTAGAGCTATTAAAAACATTAAAATTTGCATTAGTTAAGAAAGGAGATGTTCTTCTGACTTCTACGGGAAAAATGTATGCTGAAGCGGATACCGATGAACGTAAGCAAATATTTGCACGGCATTTGGTTGAGAATATAGAACTTATCGGTAATATCAGAACAACATTAAAATTAGCTAAAAGAAAGAGAGTGAGCCGTAACCATTTTGTTAAAGAATTAACCAAAACTTTATCACCTGACCAGGCAAACAAATTACTGAATATAGTAATCAGCTATGCAAGGTATGCGGAAATTTTCTCGTATAACTATGCTACTAAAACATTCTGTTTGAAATAA
- a CDS encoding multiprotein-bridging factor 1 family protein, with protein sequence MPVTTAQIKAARTLLGWTTQDLADFSDLSVSTINNLENDRHSTHKKTMEKVMLTFEKFGVCFVESSGVLVNSSMKIYEGLSGIQKYFDYNYEVLKATSGEHRIFTIDGLVLKQKLGPMAQAHYERLSRLENVKVRMFTPSGNFLNFEKYNNFKIKQIPLYQASLAAHSYFSGNVAIFFMEKMRVIVIQDQALFDISVKNFDYIWDSFK encoded by the coding sequence ATGCCAGTTACTACCGCCCAAATAAAAGCTGCAAGAACATTATTAGGCTGGACTACGCAAGATCTTGCCGATTTCTCCGATTTGTCAGTAAGCACGATTAATAATCTTGAAAATGACCGTCATTCAACTCATAAAAAAACTATGGAAAAGGTAATGCTGACTTTTGAAAAATTCGGCGTATGTTTTGTTGAAAGCAGTGGAGTATTAGTTAATTCTTCGATGAAAATATATGAAGGATTAAGCGGTATTCAAAAATATTTTGATTACAACTATGAGGTTTTAAAAGCTACTTCCGGTGAACATAGAATTTTTACTATTGATGGCTTAGTACTTAAGCAAAAACTTGGCCCTATGGCACAAGCGCACTATGAAAGATTGTCAAGATTAGAAAATGTAAAAGTAAGAATGTTTACTCCAAGCGGGAATTTTTTAAATTTTGAGAAATATAATAATTTTAAAATTAAACAAATCCCTTTATATCAAGCTTCTTTAGCTGCACATTCATATTTTTCAGGGAATGTGGCAATATTCTTTATGGAAAAAATGAGGGTTATTGTGATTCAGGACCAGGCATTATTTGATATAAGCGTTAAAAACTTTGATTATATATGGGATTCTTTTAAATAA
- the gshB gene encoding glutathione synthase, protein MTNNIVAIQMDPLNKISFATDSSWLIAYELFKRGFALFIYTPRNLFYRDDEVCARGNFIEIDVYFPAKYNISKTTVINLAKTKAVIIRQNPPFNMEYITTTYLLELIKDKTFIINNPTEIRNYAEKLCVLNFPSLTPATLIASSNAPEVMHFIETHKQVVIKPIYAFGGLDIEKIKSTTYNIKGILNKYVRKYGNFILQQYLPSIREGDKRIILLDGEILGAIKRVPEEQDFRANLVVGGSAQTTELSERDHEICLALKPELKKRGLFFVGIDIIDKYLIEINVTSPTGLVAINRLYNKNVEVEIANQIESKLNCML, encoded by the coding sequence ATGACAAATAATATAGTTGCGATCCAAATGGATCCCTTAAATAAAATCTCTTTTGCCACTGATAGCTCCTGGCTTATCGCCTATGAGCTTTTTAAAAGAGGATTCGCGTTATTTATATATACACCTAGAAATCTTTTTTACCGAGATGACGAGGTGTGCGCACGCGGAAACTTTATTGAAATTGATGTGTATTTCCCTGCTAAATATAATATAAGTAAAACTACAGTAATAAACCTTGCAAAAACTAAAGCCGTTATTATCAGGCAAAACCCTCCCTTTAATATGGAGTATATCACTACTACTTACCTGCTTGAGTTAATAAAAGACAAAACCTTTATTATTAACAACCCTACGGAAATCAGAAATTATGCTGAAAAACTTTGTGTTTTAAATTTTCCTAGCCTTACGCCTGCAACACTTATAGCCTCAAGCAATGCACCCGAAGTAATGCATTTTATTGAAACACATAAACAGGTTGTTATAAAACCTATATATGCATTCGGCGGGCTTGATATAGAAAAAATCAAAAGCACCACGTATAATATAAAAGGTATATTGAATAAATATGTCAGAAAATACGGCAATTTTATATTGCAGCAATATTTACCCTCAATAAGAGAGGGCGATAAGCGCATAATATTATTAGACGGAGAGATTCTGGGAGCAATAAAACGAGTTCCGGAGGAGCAGGATTTTAGAGCTAATCTTGTAGTAGGGGGGAGCGCACAAACCACCGAACTTTCAGAAAGAGATCATGAAATTTGTTTAGCGCTTAAACCGGAATTAAAGAAAAGAGGATTATTTTTTGTCGGTATAGATATAATTGATAAGTATTTGATTGAAATAAATGTGACATCACCGACAGGGCTTGTTGCAATAAATAGACTCTATAACAAAAATGTGGAAGTCGAAATCGCAAATCAGATTGAAAGCAAGTTAAATTGCATGTTATAA
- the gmk gene encoding guanylate kinase, whose amino-acid sequence MLQIKRRGLMLILSSPSGAGKTTLAQLLLKSDQHIRPSVSFTTRKKRANEIEGIHYYFTDHETFKRMIEQNAFLEYAEVFGEMYGTPKKFVNQHLENGEDVLFDIDWQGNRSLTQIAREDTVSVFIFPPSKKELLDRLKSRDQDSADIVKARMDKANEELSHWHEYDYSIINRDIDESLRKLLSILRAERLKKARRLGVTDFVNNLINEELE is encoded by the coding sequence ATGTTACAAATTAAACGCCGCGGGCTTATGTTAATTCTTTCTTCTCCGTCGGGAGCAGGCAAAACTACACTTGCACAACTGTTATTAAAATCCGATCAGCATATCAGACCTTCAGTTTCTTTTACTACCAGAAAAAAACGCGCGAATGAGATTGAAGGTATACATTATTATTTTACTGATCATGAAACATTTAAAAGAATGATTGAACAAAATGCTTTTCTTGAATATGCGGAAGTGTTCGGGGAAATGTACGGCACACCTAAAAAGTTTGTCAATCAGCACTTGGAAAATGGTGAAGATGTATTATTTGATATTGATTGGCAAGGTAACCGTTCACTTACACAAATAGCCAGAGAAGATACGGTGAGTGTTTTTATCTTCCCGCCTTCCAAAAAAGAACTGCTTGATAGACTTAAATCACGCGACCAAGATAGCGCGGATATTGTAAAAGCCCGCATGGATAAAGCGAACGAGGAATTAAGCCACTGGCATGAATATGATTACTCGATTATTAATCGCGATATTGATGAAAGCCTTAGGAAGCTTCTTTCTATACTGCGCGCAGAAAGGCTAAAAAAAGCCAGAAGACTGGGCGTAACGGACTTTGTTAATAACTTAATTAATGAAGAGCTTGAGTAG
- the ligD gene encoding non-homologous end-joining DNA ligase, producing the protein MKFKSIKIENKIITITHPDKILFPKDNITKWDLVKYYIKISDFILPFVKNHPITINCFREGINNNGFYRQHAPNNLPDWFQTYELERRKLGKMNHILCQNKASLIYLVNLNMVSIHRWLSTINNPEYPEILIVDIDPPQNMFDLACKAAKLIRIQLENLHYKAYLMVTGSRGLHVISKVNQNDSFEHVRNMLYKITSQIAYNYPQYFSIEVRKKNRENLVYLDITRNAYGQTAIAPFSVRAKEGAPIATPISWEEVDKKGLTPNKYNISNIISLITLKIILGMIAWSIKAKTTQNP; encoded by the coding sequence ATGAAGTTTAAATCAATAAAAATAGAAAACAAGATCATTACTATCACACACCCTGATAAAATATTATTTCCTAAGGATAATATAACTAAATGGGACTTAGTTAAATATTATATTAAAATCTCAGATTTTATTTTACCCTTTGTTAAAAATCATCCTATTACTATAAATTGTTTTAGAGAAGGCATTAATAACAATGGTTTTTATAGACAACATGCCCCGAATAACCTTCCTGATTGGTTTCAAACCTATGAGCTCGAAAGAAGGAAATTAGGCAAAATGAATCATATTTTATGCCAAAATAAAGCAAGTTTAATTTATTTAGTTAACCTAAATATGGTTTCTATACATAGATGGTTAAGCACAATTAATAACCCGGAATATCCGGAAATTTTAATTGTGGATATCGACCCACCACAAAATATGTTTGACCTGGCTTGTAAAGCAGCAAAATTAATAAGAATACAATTAGAAAATTTACATTATAAGGCATACTTAATGGTTACCGGCTCAAGAGGATTGCATGTCATTAGTAAAGTAAATCAAAATGATAGCTTTGAACATGTCCGTAATATGTTATATAAGATCACTTCTCAAATTGCTTATAACTACCCCCAATATTTTTCAATAGAGGTTAGAAAAAAAAATCGTGAAAATTTAGTCTATTTAGATATCACTCGTAATGCTTACGGTCAAACTGCAATAGCTCCATTTTCAGTACGCGCCAAAGAAGGCGCTCCTATAGCCACCCCTATTAGTTGGGAAGAAGTAGATAAAAAAGGACTTACTCCAAATAAATATAATATAAGTAATATAATATCTTTAATAACATTAAAAATTATTCTTGGCATGATTGCCTGGAGTATAAAAGCTAAAACTACTCAAAATCCGTAG
- the pheS gene encoding phenylalanine--tRNA ligase subunit alpha, translating into MKSTEEIKQYFIDKVASAPDLAQLEQIRIEFLGKKGHITEALSLISKVNPEERKAYGERINTLKNYIIEELEHIKVKLEAEFLEAKLLAEKIDITLSPRNYSVGKEHPITKVITELKSIFSKLGFDYAEGPDIENDWNNFTALNIPEHHPARQMHDTFYLKEDKLLLRTHTSPVQIRHMTKHKPPIKIISIGKVYRSDYDATHTPMFHQIEALYVDKNINMVHLKSYLEMFLKLFFEVENAPVRLRPNHFPFTEPSAEVDVKCDRSSKQEIKIGMGNDWLEILGCGMVNPKVLENVGLDPSEYQGFAFGAGVERLAMLKYNIPDLRTFFEGDIRWLKHYGF; encoded by the coding sequence ATGAAAAGTACTGAGGAAATTAAGCAATACTTTATTGATAAAGTTGCTTCTGCTCCCGACCTTGCTCAGCTTGAGCAGATAAGAATAGAATTCTTAGGGAAAAAAGGGCATATAACTGAAGCGCTCAGCTTAATTTCCAAAGTTAACCCGGAAGAGCGTAAGGCTTACGGGGAGAGGATAAATACTCTGAAAAACTATATCATAGAAGAGCTTGAGCATATCAAGGTTAAGCTTGAAGCAGAATTTCTGGAAGCAAAATTACTTGCTGAAAAAATAGATATAACTTTGTCCCCTAGAAATTATTCAGTGGGTAAAGAGCACCCAATAACTAAAGTAATTACCGAGCTGAAATCTATATTTTCCAAACTGGGTTTTGACTATGCGGAAGGGCCTGATATAGAAAATGATTGGAATAACTTCACGGCTCTTAATATTCCTGAGCATCATCCTGCCAGGCAGATGCATGATACATTTTATTTAAAAGAAGATAAGTTATTACTTCGTACACATACTTCACCGGTACAAATCAGACATATGACAAAACATAAACCTCCGATAAAGATTATTTCTATTGGTAAAGTTTATCGTTCAGACTATGATGCAACCCATACCCCTATGTTTCACCAAATCGAAGCATTATATGTTGATAAAAACATAAATATGGTACACTTAAAAAGTTACCTAGAAATGTTTTTAAAACTTTTTTTTGAAGTCGAAAATGCTCCCGTAAGGCTAAGACCTAACCATTTTCCCTTTACCGAACCTTCCGCTGAAGTGGATGTTAAATGCGACAGAAGCAGCAAACAGGAAATCAAAATCGGTATGGGTAATGATTGGTTAGAAATTTTAGGTTGCGGAATGGTAAACCCGAAAGTTTTAGAAAATGTCGGCTTAGATCCTAGTGAATACCAAGGTTTTGCCTTCGGTGCGGGAGTTGAGAGACTTGCTATGCTTAAATACAATATTCCTGATTTAAGAACCTTCTTTGAAGGTGATATCCGTTGGCTCAAGCACTACGGATTTTGA
- the rplT gene encoding 50S ribosomal protein L20 codes for MARVKRGVTAKARHKKILKLAKGYKGRSKNCFRVAVEKVEKGLQYAYRDRRNKKRDFRALWIQRINAAVREHGMIYSQFIKGLKLSGVDLNRKMLSEIAIHDQPAFEKVVALSLEAIKKAA; via the coding sequence ATGGCTAGAGTTAAACGCGGAGTTACCGCAAAAGCAAGACATAAAAAAATATTAAAGCTTGCTAAAGGATATAAGGGTCGTTCAAAAAACTGTTTTAGAGTAGCAGTTGAGAAAGTTGAGAAAGGTTTGCAATATGCTTACCGTGACCGTAGAAATAAAAAACGTGATTTTAGAGCGCTTTGGATTCAAAGGATTAATGCTGCGGTTAGAGAGCATGGTATGATTTACTCTCAATTCATCAAGGGCTTGAAGCTTAGCGGAGTTGATTTAAACAGAAAGATGCTTTCTGAGATTGCAATCCATGATCAGCCGGCATTTGAAAAAGTAGTTGCACTTTCATTAGAAGCAATCAAAAAAGCTGCATAG
- the rpmI gene encoding 50S ribosomal protein L35: MPKMKTKSSAKKRFKLTGTGKVKSSQANKQHNMRKRSKRQLRNQRGTTILNAVEARRAIAYMPYGD, translated from the coding sequence ATGCCAAAGATGAAAACTAAAAGCAGTGCTAAGAAGAGATTCAAGCTCACCGGCACCGGTAAAGTAAAATCTAGCCAAGCTAATAAACAACACAACATGCGTAAGCGAAGCAAAAGACAATTGCGTAACCAAAGAGGTACTACAATTCTTAATGCCGTTGAAGCAAGAAGAGCAATTGCATATATGCCGTATGGTGATTAA